A window of the Cicer arietinum cultivar CDC Frontier isolate Library 1 chromosome 6, Cicar.CDCFrontier_v2.0, whole genome shotgun sequence genome harbors these coding sequences:
- the LOC101507428 gene encoding rac-like GTP-binding protein RAC1-like, translating to MSGSRFIKCVTVGDGAVGKTCLLISYTSNTFPTDYVPTVFDNFSANVVVDGSTINLGLWDTAGQEDYNRLRPLSYRGADVFLLAFSLISRASYENIAKKWIPELRHYAPGVPIILVGTKLDLRDDKQFFQDHPGAVPITTAQGEELRKLIGAPVYIECSSKTQKNVKAVFDAAIKVVLQPPKQKKTKRKGQKACSIL from the exons ATGAGTGGGTCCAGGTTCATTAAGTGTGTTACCGTAGGTGACGGTGCCGTAGGCAAGACTTGTTTGCTTATCTCCTACACCAGCAACACTTTCCCTACG GACTATGTGCCTACTGTCTTTGATAATTTCAGTGCAAATGTAGTTGTGGATGGGAGCACTATAAATCTGGGTTTGTGGGATACTGCTG GCCAAGAAGATTACAATAGATTAAGACCCTTAAGCTATCGTGGAGCGGATGTTTTCCTGCTTGCTTTCTCACTCATAAGCAGGGCCAGCTATGAAAATATCGCCAAGAAA TGGATTCCTGAGTTGAGGCATTATGCTCCTGGTGTTCCAATTATTCTCGTTGGAACAAAACTTG ATCTTCGGGATGATAAGCAATTCTTTCAAGACCATCCTGGTGCGGTGCCAATCACCACAGCACAG GGTGAGGAACTGAGAAAGCTTATTGGTGCTCCAGTTTACATTGAATGTAGTTCCAAAACACAAAAG AATGTGAAGGCTGTTTTTGATGCGGCCATCAAAGTAGTTCTACAGCCGCCAAAGCAAAAGAAAACTAAGAGAAAGGGGCAAAAAGCCTGTTCCATTTTGTGA
- the LOC101507735 gene encoding ubiquitin-conjugating enzyme E2 28-like: protein MASKRILKELKDLQRDPPTSCSAGPVGEDMFHWQATIIGPNDSPYAGGVFLVTIHFPPDYPFKPPKVAFRTKVFHPNINSNGNICLDILKEQWSPALTISKVLLSICSLLTDPNPDDPLVPEIAHMCKTDKVKYESTARSWTQKFAMG, encoded by the exons ATGGCTTCCAAGAGAATACTAAAGGAGCTCAAGGACTTGCAGAGAGATCCACCCACTTCATGCAGTGCAG GCCCTGTGGGAGAGGACATGTTCCACTGGCAAGCAACCATTATTGGTCCAAATGATAGTCCGTATGCTGGTGGTGTTTTCCTTGTCACCATTCATTTCCCTCCTGATTATCCCTTCAAACCTCCCAAG GTTGCATTCAGGACCAAGGTATTCCATCCAAACATTAACAGCAATGGAAATATTTGCCTAGACATACTCAAAGAACAGTGGAGTCCTGCTCTCACCATATCCAAG GTTCTACTCTCTATATGTTCTCTGCTAACAGATCCAAATCCTGATGACCCTCTTGTGCCTGAAATTGCTCATATGTGCAAGACTGACAAAGTTAAGTATGAGTCCACTGCTAGAAGCTGGACTCAGAAATTTGCCATGGGATAA